Part of the Gigantopelta aegis isolate Gae_Host unplaced genomic scaffold, Gae_host_genome ctg9587_pilon_pilon, whole genome shotgun sequence genome, GCATCCAACCACATTTGGAAATCCACTCATGtcataaaatttagtttttatggcatcttgttttttttccattgggTAATCGAACATGGTTTGGTACCTGACGTAGCAAGACGTCGGTGACTCTTGTCACAGTTCGGCTTACGGTTGACTGGTCAACTCCTATAAGCTCCCCACAAACGTCTTGGAAACTGCCACTGGCAAAGTATCTAAGTGTAATTAGCACTTGCAGAAGAGGGGTCAATGAACCCATCCGTTTAGATAATAGAATATCGACG contains:
- the LOC121367166 gene encoding uncharacterized protein LOC121367166 — its product is MAAVILQRYRERRLLRRNRIFRDRTHPFDVFDDDVIFAKFRFRRQEILAITDDISVDILLSKRMGSLTPLLQVLITLRYFASGSFQDVCGELIGVDQSTVSRTVTRVTDVLLRQ